From a single Planococcus shenhongbingii genomic region:
- a CDS encoding CTP synthase encodes MTKYIFVTGGVVSSLGKGITAASLGRLLKNRGLNVTIQKFDPYINIDPGTMSPYQHGEVFVTDDGAETDLDLGHYERFIDINLNKYSNVTTGKVYSTVIKKERRGDYLGGTVQVIPHITNEIKDRLLRAAKSAKADVVITEIGGTVGDIESLPFLEAIRQMRSDLGRDEVMYIHCTLIPYLGAAKEMKTKPTQHSVKELRSLGIQPNLIVVRTEHPVPQDMKDKIALFCDIKSEEVIESRDVDVIYEMPLRLKEQHMDQIVLDHFGIEAPEADMTEWTALVEKVQSLSKKVRIGLVGKYVELQDAYISVVEALKHAGFAYDADIEVNWINAEYINEENAAEQLGNCDGILVPGGFGDRGVEGKIVATKYARENNVPFFGICLGMQLASVEFARSVMNFEDAHSSELNPKTSYPVIDLLPEQKDVEDLGGTLRLGLYPAKLEIGSKAYEAYGEELVYERHRHRYEFNNEYREQFEAAGFKFSGTSPDGRLVEIIELADHPWFVACQFHPEFISRPNRPQPLFREFVHASLKNAEVPVQS; translated from the coding sequence ATGACAAAGTATATTTTTGTAACCGGAGGCGTTGTGTCGTCTTTGGGCAAAGGAATTACAGCAGCATCATTAGGCCGTTTATTGAAAAACAGAGGATTGAACGTTACCATCCAGAAATTTGACCCATACATCAATATTGACCCAGGCACGATGAGTCCATATCAGCACGGAGAGGTTTTCGTAACAGACGACGGCGCGGAAACGGATTTGGATCTTGGCCATTATGAACGTTTTATCGACATCAATTTGAACAAATACTCTAACGTAACGACAGGGAAAGTTTACTCCACTGTCATTAAAAAAGAACGCCGCGGCGACTATTTGGGTGGAACTGTCCAAGTCATTCCGCATATCACAAATGAAATCAAAGACCGCTTGCTGCGCGCTGCGAAATCAGCAAAAGCAGACGTAGTCATCACTGAAATCGGCGGAACTGTCGGCGACATCGAATCCCTTCCATTCCTTGAAGCTATCCGCCAAATGCGTTCAGACCTTGGCCGCGACGAAGTCATGTACATCCACTGTACACTGATCCCTTACCTTGGCGCTGCTAAAGAAATGAAAACAAAACCGACTCAACACAGCGTAAAAGAACTGCGCAGTCTTGGAATTCAGCCTAACCTGATTGTTGTCCGCACAGAACATCCTGTACCTCAAGACATGAAAGATAAAATTGCTTTGTTCTGCGACATTAAATCGGAAGAAGTTATTGAATCGCGCGATGTTGACGTAATTTACGAAATGCCGCTTCGTTTGAAAGAGCAGCATATGGATCAAATCGTTCTTGACCATTTTGGAATTGAAGCTCCGGAAGCCGATATGACAGAATGGACGGCTCTTGTAGAAAAAGTTCAATCCTTATCCAAAAAAGTGCGTATTGGATTAGTCGGGAAATACGTTGAATTGCAAGATGCTTACATCTCTGTTGTTGAAGCATTGAAACATGCTGGATTTGCATATGATGCCGACATCGAAGTGAATTGGATCAACGCTGAATACATCAATGAGGAAAATGCTGCTGAGCAATTGGGCAACTGCGACGGCATCCTGGTTCCTGGTGGATTTGGAGACCGCGGTGTCGAAGGAAAAATTGTTGCAACTAAATATGCCCGTGAAAACAACGTTCCGTTTTTCGGAATCTGCTTGGGCATGCAATTGGCCTCTGTTGAGTTTGCACGCAGCGTCATGAATTTTGAAGACGCGCATTCTTCTGAATTGAACCCGAAAACGTCTTATCCGGTCATCGATTTGCTGCCGGAACAAAAAGATGTTGAAGATTTGGGCGGAACACTTCGTTTAGGTTTGTATCCTGCTAAATTGGAAATCGGTTCAAAAGCATACGAAGCGTATGGTGAAGAGCTGGTTTATGAACGCCACCGCCACCGTTATGAATTTAATAATGAATACCGTGAGCAGTTTGAAGCAGCTGGCTTTAAATTCTCAGGCACTAGCCCGGATGGCCGTTTGGTTGAAATTATTGAGCTTGCTGACCACCCTTGGTTTGTGGCTTGCCAATTCCACCCGGAATTCATTTCACGCCCGAACCGTCCACAGCCTCTATTCAGAGAGTTTGTACATGCTTCATTGAAAAATGCAGAAGTGCCGGTTCAATCTTAA
- the rpoE gene encoding DNA-directed RNA polymerase subunit delta has protein sequence MNIRELSQDELVEESFVDLAYAILEETHETKTYSEIVSAIEALLGLSKEDMKARLVQFYTDMNIDGRFLILGENRWGLREWYPVEQIEEESAPTVKARKKKTKVSSDEDFDDMDLELEDELEFDDFDEVDDEDDDEDDEVLVIPPVEDEEAEVIDFDVDVDDDDDDEVDVDVLVEDLDGNIIDDEEEEDDLEDDLK, from the coding sequence TTGAATATCCGTGAATTATCACAAGATGAATTAGTGGAAGAGTCGTTTGTCGACTTAGCCTATGCAATTTTAGAAGAAACACATGAAACTAAAACTTATTCGGAGATTGTTTCAGCAATTGAAGCATTACTCGGTTTATCGAAAGAAGATATGAAAGCGCGCCTTGTTCAGTTTTACACAGACATGAACATTGATGGCCGATTCTTGATATTGGGTGAAAATCGCTGGGGACTTCGTGAATGGTATCCAGTAGAGCAAATTGAAGAAGAATCCGCACCAACGGTTAAAGCACGCAAGAAGAAAACGAAAGTATCCAGCGACGAGGACTTCGATGACATGGATCTCGAACTCGAAGATGAATTGGAATTTGACGACTTTGATGAAGTGGATGACGAAGACGACGATGAAGATGATGAAGTATTGGTCATTCCGCCAGTCGAAGACGAAGAAGCGGAAGTCATTGATTTCGATGTGGATGTAGATGACGATGACGATGATGAGGTAGACGTGGATGTATTGGTCGAAGACCTGGACGGCAACATTATCGATGATGAAGAAGAAGAGGACGACTTAGAAGACGACCTTAAGTAG